The Algoriphagus halophilus genome window below encodes:
- a CDS encoding carboxymuconolactone decarboxylase family protein: MNLIEEFNDYRAMMNEKIMAADNKVLKRIFNLDTNAFAEGALDVKTKEMLGLACSMVLRCDDCVKYHLGKCKEVGLNKTEIFEVFSIATLIGGSIVIPHLRRASEYWEELENQ, from the coding sequence ATGAATCTCATAGAGGAATTCAATGATTATAGAGCGATGATGAATGAAAAGATCATGGCTGCTGACAATAAAGTATTAAAGAGGATTTTCAATTTGGATACGAATGCCTTTGCGGAAGGAGCTCTGGATGTTAAAACCAAGGAAATGTTAGGTCTTGCTTGTTCCATGGTCTTGAGGTGTGATGATTGCGTAAAATATCACTTAGGCAAATGCAAAGAAGTTGGATTAAACAAAACCGAAATTTTTGAGGTATTTTCGATTGCTACTTTAATTGGCGGATCTATTGTAATACCTCATTTAAGAAGAGCTTCAGAATATTGGGAGGAGCTTGAAAATCAATAG
- the mnmG gene encoding tRNA uridine-5-carboxymethylaminomethyl(34) synthesis enzyme MnmG, which yields MFPKYDVIVVGAGHAGCEAAHAAAQMGSKVLLCTMNMNTIAQMSCNPAMGGVAKGQIVREIDALGGMSGIISDKSMIQFRMLNRSKGPAMWSPRSQNDRMRFAEEWRLALERTPNVDFWQEMITGILVKDGRAKGVRTGIGIEIEAESVVLTNGTFLNGLIHIGEKQFGGGRTGEAAAKGITEQLVSLGFESGRMKTGTPPRVDGRSLDYSKMEIQYGDENPEKFSYSDETSPIKGQRTCWITYTNKDVHNTLEEGFDRSPMFNGRIQGLGPRYCPSIEDKINRFAERDRHQIFVEPEGWDTVEIYVNGFSTSLPEDVQYKAIRKIAGFENAKMFRPGYAIEYDFFPPTQLKLTLETQLVENLYFAGQINGTTGYEEAASQGLIAGINASLKVQEKDPFLLKRSDAYIGVLIDDLINKGTEEPYRMFTSRAEFRLLLRQDNADLRLTQLGYDINLASQERLDKMLNKKKETARLINDLKQKKLAPEQINKGLEQIGTAEIKEKIVVEKLLKRPQIGLNDLMILDPELDKFLSGFSTDVREQAEVQIKYDSYIEKEQQMVEKLSNMENYKIPLKFDYLTIPALSNEGKQKLNKIKPETLGQASRISGVSPADLSILTVYLGR from the coding sequence ATGTTTCCAAAATATGATGTCATTGTAGTAGGAGCCGGGCACGCGGGTTGTGAAGCAGCGCATGCGGCAGCACAAATGGGTTCTAAGGTATTATTATGTACCATGAACATGAATACCATTGCTCAAATGTCATGTAATCCTGCCATGGGAGGAGTGGCGAAAGGTCAAATAGTTAGAGAAATTGACGCATTAGGGGGAATGTCTGGAATAATTTCAGATAAATCCATGATCCAATTTAGAATGCTAAACAGATCAAAAGGGCCTGCTATGTGGTCTCCACGCTCCCAAAATGATAGAATGAGATTCGCGGAAGAATGGAGATTAGCACTAGAAAGGACTCCAAACGTTGATTTCTGGCAGGAAATGATTACAGGAATCCTAGTAAAGGACGGAAGAGCAAAAGGAGTCAGGACTGGAATAGGAATAGAGATTGAGGCAGAAAGCGTGGTTTTAACCAATGGAACTTTCCTGAATGGTCTCATTCATATCGGTGAAAAACAATTCGGAGGTGGCAGAACCGGGGAGGCGGCAGCAAAGGGGATTACAGAACAATTAGTCTCTTTGGGCTTCGAATCAGGAAGGATGAAGACTGGAACCCCTCCAAGAGTAGATGGAAGAAGTTTGGATTACTCCAAAATGGAGATCCAATATGGTGATGAAAATCCAGAGAAATTCAGCTATTCTGATGAAACCAGCCCTATAAAAGGGCAAAGAACTTGTTGGATTACTTATACCAATAAAGATGTTCACAATACTTTAGAGGAAGGTTTTGACCGTTCTCCTATGTTCAATGGAAGGATCCAAGGATTAGGACCAAGATATTGTCCTTCTATAGAAGACAAGATTAATAGGTTTGCAGAAAGGGATAGACATCAAATATTCGTGGAACCTGAAGGATGGGACACAGTAGAAATCTATGTAAACGGATTTTCAACTTCGTTGCCTGAAGACGTACAATACAAAGCTATTCGTAAAATCGCTGGTTTCGAAAACGCAAAAATGTTTAGACCAGGTTATGCTATAGAATATGATTTCTTCCCGCCAACTCAACTTAAACTTACTTTAGAAACCCAGTTGGTAGAAAACTTGTACTTCGCAGGGCAAATCAATGGTACAACAGGATATGAAGAAGCAGCCTCTCAAGGGTTGATAGCTGGTATCAATGCAAGTTTGAAAGTGCAGGAAAAAGATCCTTTCTTATTGAAAAGATCAGATGCTTACATTGGTGTTTTAATTGACGATTTGATCAATAAAGGGACAGAAGAACCATACAGAATGTTTACCTCAAGGGCAGAATTCAGGTTATTACTTAGACAAGACAATGCGGATTTACGCCTTACTCAGCTAGGATATGATATTAATTTGGCAAGCCAGGAAAGATTGGATAAAATGCTAAATAAAAAGAAAGAAACTGCCCGACTAATCAATGATCTTAAACAGAAAAAACTAGCTCCAGAACAAATAAACAAAGGTTTAGAACAAATAGGCACTGCTGAGATCAAAGAAAAAATAGTGGTTGAAAAACTGCTAAAAAGACCTCAAATTGGTTTGAATGACCTTATGATTTTAGATCCAGAATTAGATAAATTCTTATCAGGATTTTCTACAGATGTAAGGGAACAAGCGGAAGTTCAAATTAAGTACGACAGTTATATCGAAAAGGAACAGCAGATGGTAGAAAAATTGAGTAATATGGAAAATTACAAAATTCCACTCAAGTTTGATTACTTAACCATTCCAGCACTTTCTAATGAAGGAAAACAAAAGCTGAACAAAATAAAACCCGAAACCTTAGGACAAGCTTCAAGAATCAGTGGGGTATCGCCAGCTGACCTCTCGATCCTTACCGTTTATTTAGGAAGATAA
- a CDS encoding AMP-dependent synthetase/ligase has protein sequence MALHRLFDLIPYQISEYDKEISLAFKENDTWQTYSSREVKEIIDNLSLAFLKAGISKNDKVALISQNRPEWNFVDLALQQIGAISIPMYPTITTEDYRYIFDHAEVKMIFVGDQEILTKAQEAADGRKIFCFQQLEGVEFWRDFMETGQSGDLAELEKAKSEVTADDLFTIIYTSGTTGRPKGVMLTHQNVLSNVLAVSERLLLEKGTSKVLSFLPICHIFERTGSFCCFYLGISIYYAESLEKIGDNLREIKPHGFNTVPRLLEKIYDKIVSKGYELKGIKKSLFFWALKLGNQYDPATDQGAWYNWQLKMANKLIFSKWREALGGEIIQINSGASALQPRLARIFWAAGIPVCEGYGLTETSPVVSSSICSHEEIRIGYVGKILEGVQVRIAEDGEILVKGPNVMQGYYKQEDLTTEVLQNDWFHTGDIGELDGEYLKITDRKKEMFKTSGGKYVAPQVIENKIKESSLIDQVMVVGENRNYPAALIVPSEDGLKEYCRHKGYPFTELAEMVERPEVIAKYERIIEDMNKYFAKWETIKRFKILPDPWSIESGELTPTMKLKRKIILGKYEKEVETLYNS, from the coding sequence ATGGCCTTACATCGATTATTTGATCTCATCCCATATCAGATTAGTGAATACGATAAAGAGATTTCACTAGCTTTTAAGGAAAATGATACTTGGCAAACCTACTCTTCCCGAGAAGTAAAGGAAATAATTGATAATTTGAGTTTGGCATTTTTAAAAGCGGGAATATCAAAGAATGATAAAGTTGCCCTTATCTCTCAAAACAGACCTGAATGGAATTTTGTAGACTTGGCTTTGCAACAAATTGGGGCGATTTCCATTCCTATGTACCCTACGATAACGACTGAGGATTATCGATACATATTCGATCATGCAGAAGTTAAAATGATTTTTGTGGGAGACCAGGAAATTCTAACTAAAGCACAAGAAGCTGCAGACGGAAGAAAAATCTTCTGTTTTCAGCAATTGGAGGGAGTAGAATTTTGGAGAGATTTTATGGAAACGGGACAAAGTGGAGATCTTGCAGAACTAGAAAAAGCCAAATCTGAAGTTACTGCAGATGATCTTTTTACGATTATTTATACTTCTGGGACCACGGGTAGACCTAAAGGTGTTATGTTGACCCATCAAAATGTGCTAAGCAATGTGTTGGCAGTTTCTGAACGATTACTCCTTGAAAAGGGAACCAGTAAAGTCCTAAGCTTTTTGCCAATCTGCCATATTTTTGAGAGAACAGGTTCATTTTGTTGTTTCTATTTGGGTATATCGATTTACTATGCAGAAAGCCTTGAAAAAATTGGAGATAATCTAAGAGAAATCAAACCTCATGGATTTAATACCGTTCCCCGACTTTTGGAAAAAATTTATGATAAGATCGTATCCAAGGGATATGAATTGAAAGGAATAAAGAAGTCACTTTTCTTTTGGGCTTTGAAATTAGGAAATCAATATGATCCGGCAACTGATCAAGGAGCTTGGTATAATTGGCAGCTTAAAATGGCCAATAAATTAATATTCAGTAAATGGAGGGAAGCTTTGGGAGGTGAAATAATTCAGATCAATTCAGGTGCCTCTGCTTTACAACCTCGATTAGCTAGAATTTTCTGGGCAGCAGGCATCCCGGTTTGTGAAGGATATGGACTTACAGAGACATCTCCGGTGGTTTCATCCTCAATTTGTAGCCATGAGGAGATTAGAATTGGTTATGTGGGCAAAATCTTAGAAGGAGTTCAAGTGAGAATCGCTGAAGATGGTGAAATTCTGGTGAAGGGACCCAATGTGATGCAAGGGTATTACAAGCAGGAGGATCTCACGACTGAGGTGCTCCAAAACGACTGGTTCCATACTGGAGATATAGGTGAGCTCGATGGAGAATACTTAAAGATTACGGATCGAAAGAAAGAGATGTTTAAAACTTCTGGAGGCAAATACGTTGCTCCACAAGTAATAGAAAATAAAATCAAGGAATCCAGTCTCATTGACCAGGTAATGGTAGTTGGCGAAAACAGAAATTATCCTGCAGCTTTGATCGTGCCCAGCGAAGATGGCTTGAAAGAATATTGCAGGCACAAAGGATATCCATTTACTGAATTGGCCGAAATGGTAGAAAGGCCAGAAGTTATTGCCAAATACGAAAGAATTATAGAGGACATGAACAAGTATTTTGCAAAATGGGAAACCATCAAACGCTTTAAAATTCTTCCTGATCCATGGTCTATCGAATCCGGTGAATTAACACCTACCATGAAATTGAAGAGGAAAATCATCTTGGGTAAGTATGAGAAAGAGGTGGAAACTCTTTATAATTCTTGA
- a CDS encoding Ig-like domain-containing domain, with translation MKYRLYISFLFLAFLFYACAKQSTPMGGPRDQDPPVVLEMFPSNQSLNQRPEEILIVFDEYIKLDNPNKNIIITPKVDKDELVITALKNTVKIELNQDLEDSTTYVFNFQKSIEDLSEGNPTENLKLVFSTGETIDSLKFSGKVNNYFPKRGFLYENVIIGLYESNDTTDVFTAPPYYLSQADSLGNFSIENIKAGKYRAYAWHDDNNSLKAEYKSEAYDFILDTIDIQDEVSGAIFNLSNADQTQIKLTRSSTSGGNYDLVLNKDPLEIELANERIGKDIFYIVTDKKITLYSTQPIQDSVKIDLQLQDSLSFKVDTTIYAKFEESKRRAEKLTYTVNSGKNFYQDLLIELTFNKPIADISYDSLYIAYDTAFQITITPEMISFQDSMKRDQLNIQLIIPDSLTTDIVTIKAADSTFRDIEGQFNEAVLAANYRKLKRETLADELSGQIVGATAPYIVQLIDSKSQIIKELYITEGNEFKFELLEPITYKIRVIEDLNKNRHWDPSNYLEERYAERVFYYVHPDTNSQDIVIKSGWITEDLTIEATPKTGLN, from the coding sequence GTGAAATACAGATTATACATATCATTCCTTTTCCTCGCTTTCCTATTTTATGCATGTGCAAAGCAAAGTACTCCAATGGGTGGGCCAAGGGATCAAGATCCACCCGTGGTTCTAGAAATGTTTCCTTCCAATCAAAGTTTGAACCAAAGACCTGAGGAAATACTAATCGTATTCGATGAATATATTAAACTTGATAACCCGAATAAAAATATCATCATCACTCCTAAGGTAGATAAAGATGAATTGGTAATTACAGCATTAAAAAACACGGTAAAAATAGAATTGAATCAGGATTTAGAAGACAGTACTACTTATGTATTCAACTTCCAAAAATCAATTGAGGATTTATCTGAGGGAAACCCAACAGAAAATTTAAAACTTGTTTTTTCTACAGGAGAAACAATTGATAGCCTAAAATTTAGCGGTAAAGTCAATAATTACTTCCCAAAAAGAGGTTTTTTATACGAAAATGTAATTATAGGATTATATGAATCAAATGATACAACTGATGTATTTACAGCTCCTCCCTACTACCTAAGCCAAGCAGATTCATTAGGAAATTTCTCAATAGAAAACATCAAAGCGGGAAAATATAGAGCTTATGCTTGGCATGATGATAACAATTCACTCAAAGCAGAATATAAAAGCGAAGCTTATGACTTCATCTTGGATACGATAGATATCCAAGATGAAGTATCAGGAGCAATATTTAATTTATCAAATGCTGACCAAACACAAATAAAACTAACGAGATCATCTACCTCCGGAGGAAACTATGATCTAGTACTCAACAAGGACCCATTAGAAATTGAATTGGCAAATGAAAGAATAGGAAAAGATATCTTCTATATAGTAACAGATAAAAAAATTACGCTCTATTCAACACAGCCTATTCAAGACAGTGTGAAAATTGATCTTCAACTCCAGGATTCATTAAGTTTTAAAGTAGACACTACCATTTATGCCAAGTTTGAGGAGAGCAAAAGAAGAGCTGAAAAATTAACCTATACAGTCAATTCCGGGAAAAACTTTTACCAAGACTTATTAATCGAATTAACCTTCAATAAACCAATTGCAGATATATCCTACGATTCTTTATACATCGCGTACGATACAGCATTCCAAATCACTATAACTCCTGAAATGATCTCTTTTCAAGACTCCATGAAAAGAGATCAATTGAATATCCAACTTATAATACCCGACTCTTTAACCACTGATATAGTTACTATCAAAGCTGCAGACTCAACCTTCAGAGATATTGAAGGGCAATTCAATGAAGCAGTTTTAGCAGCAAACTATAGAAAACTTAAAAGAGAAACCCTAGCAGACGAGTTATCAGGCCAAATTGTAGGGGCTACAGCACCCTATATAGTTCAATTAATTGATTCAAAATCCCAGATAATAAAAGAGCTTTATATAACTGAAGGGAATGAATTCAAATTTGAATTATTGGAACCAATTACATACAAAATACGGGTAATCGAAGACTTGAATAAAAATCGTCACTGGGATCCTTCAAATTATTTGGAGGAAAGGTATGCTGAAAGAGTATTTTATTACGTACATCCAGATACCAATTCACAAGACATAGTTATAAAATCAGGCTGGATTACAGAAGATTTGACCATCGAAGCAACGCCTAAAACAGGCTTAAATTAA
- the ybeY gene encoding rRNA maturation RNase YbeY, translating to MAINFFEEETTFRLDKRQKRKKWLKSIADSEEFKILDLNYIFCSDEYLYNINVEYLNHDTYTDIITFDNSEEENKIEGDVFISIDRVEENSKKLQVPIEDELSRVISHGLFHLMGYKDKKKEEVEMMRTKEEFAINLFQNI from the coding sequence ATGGCTATAAATTTCTTTGAGGAAGAAACCACATTTCGTTTAGACAAAAGACAAAAGCGTAAAAAATGGCTTAAATCGATAGCAGACTCTGAAGAGTTCAAAATTCTAGATTTAAATTACATCTTTTGCAGCGATGAATACCTCTACAACATCAATGTTGAATACCTAAATCATGATACCTATACAGATATCATCACCTTTGATAATTCTGAAGAAGAAAACAAGATAGAAGGAGATGTTTTTATTAGTATCGATCGAGTTGAAGAAAACTCAAAAAAACTTCAAGTCCCCATAGAAGATGAACTAAGCCGAGTAATTAGTCATGGTCTATTTCATCTAATGGGATACAAAGACAAGAAAAAAGAAGAAGTCGAAATGATGCGAACAAAAGAGGAGTTCGCTATTAATTTATTTCAAAACATCTAG
- a CDS encoding class I SAM-dependent methyltransferase has product MAERLSKCPLCKSGLFLNYTEIKDYAVSKETFIICQCQNCSLLFTNPRPKEDKIGPYYDFPEYYSHEKNNKSITQFIYNKVRDYAVSEKVKLITSLKGTGKLLDYGCGTGEFLYAAKQKGWKIKGVEPTKKAREQANHLLEDSVVRTIDQLEDKKKYDVISLFHVLEHIHTLRKTIKKLINHLKSDGYIIFAVPNPTSWDAQNYGKEWAGWDVPRHLYHFNSTAIKNFEQLFDLELVETKPMPFDSYYVSLLSEGYLHPEQSTISKYLKAVISGWKSNKAAKNEMGQYSSNLFIFKKK; this is encoded by the coding sequence ATGGCTGAAAGACTCAGTAAATGCCCACTCTGCAAAAGTGGGCTTTTTCTTAATTACACAGAAATCAAAGATTATGCAGTAAGCAAGGAGACCTTCATTATCTGCCAATGCCAGAATTGCTCTCTACTTTTTACTAATCCTAGACCCAAGGAAGATAAAATAGGTCCTTACTATGATTTCCCAGAATATTATTCCCACGAAAAGAATAATAAAAGCATTACCCAATTCATTTATAATAAGGTAAGGGATTATGCAGTTTCTGAGAAAGTAAAACTGATTACTTCTCTAAAAGGAACAGGCAAACTTTTGGATTATGGCTGCGGAACAGGAGAATTCCTATATGCCGCTAAACAAAAGGGTTGGAAGATAAAAGGAGTAGAACCTACTAAAAAAGCCCGAGAACAAGCAAATCATTTATTGGAAGATTCAGTGGTAAGAACCATCGATCAATTAGAAGATAAAAAGAAATATGATGTGATCAGTCTCTTTCATGTTTTGGAACACATCCATACACTAAGGAAAACTATAAAAAAACTCATAAACCACTTAAAATCAGATGGTTACATTATATTTGCTGTTCCAAATCCAACCTCTTGGGATGCTCAGAACTATGGCAAAGAATGGGCAGGATGGGATGTACCCAGGCATTTATATCACTTCAATTCCACAGCTATCAAAAATTTTGAACAACTATTTGATTTAGAGCTTGTTGAAACTAAACCAATGCCTTTTGACAGCTACTATGTATCCTTGTTATCCGAAGGATATCTTCATCCAGAACAATCTACCATTTCAAAATACCTAAAAGCAGTAATATCAGGATGGAAATCCAACAAAGCTGCGAAAAACGAAATGGGACAATACTCCAGTAATCTCTTTATTTTTAAAAAGAAGTGA
- a CDS encoding MarR family winged helix-turn-helix transcriptional regulator, translated as MKREETVDYHIKSAWHAISRMYNQKAAGEGFTTAIGFVLININSKEGTPATKIAPMMGLETRSLTRMLKNMEEKGLIYKKPDLVDKRSVRIFLTEEGKRKKEISIATIREFNEQIREVVSEADLKNFFQIFEKIQLVIDQVQSEGSDEINKIIFEL; from the coding sequence ATGAAGCGAGAAGAAACAGTTGATTATCATATTAAAAGCGCCTGGCATGCCATTTCTAGAATGTACAATCAGAAGGCAGCAGGAGAAGGTTTCACTACTGCGATTGGTTTTGTCCTGATTAATATAAATTCTAAAGAAGGGACACCGGCAACGAAAATAGCGCCGATGATGGGTTTGGAAACAAGGAGCCTGACTCGGATGCTGAAAAACATGGAGGAAAAAGGACTCATTTATAAGAAGCCTGATCTTGTAGATAAAAGATCCGTTAGAATTTTTTTGACGGAGGAAGGAAAAAGAAAAAAAGAAATTTCAATTGCCACTATTAGGGAGTTTAACGAACAGATTCGAGAGGTAGTAAGTGAAGCTGATTTGAAAAACTTCTTTCAAATTTTTGAGAAAATTCAATTGGTGATCGATCAGGTTCAGTCCGAAGGATCAGATGAAATCAACAAAATCATATTTGAACTATAA
- a CDS encoding ATP-binding protein, which yields MKSIKISIPSLIENIKIIESFIDNARENFDINDDIYGNIMISVTECISNAIIHGNQHDKNKLVHLELFMEDELLRFVIEDEGPGFDLTELKDPTEPENIEKPGGRGIFLIKHLSDEVKFEEEGRKTILSFYMN from the coding sequence ATGAAATCAATAAAAATTTCCATACCCTCATTAATAGAGAATATTAAAATAATCGAAAGTTTTATCGATAACGCTAGAGAAAACTTCGATATCAATGATGATATCTATGGAAATATCATGATTTCCGTCACCGAATGCATCAGCAATGCAATTATTCATGGAAATCAACATGACAAGAACAAATTAGTGCATCTGGAACTATTTATGGAAGATGAGCTCTTAAGGTTCGTTATTGAAGATGAAGGTCCTGGCTTTGATCTCACCGAACTAAAAGATCCTACAGAACCAGAAAACATAGAAAAACCGGGAGGAAGAGGCATATTCCTAATCAAGCATTTATCAGATGAGGTAAAATTTGAAGAAGAAGGAAGAAAGACCATTTTATCCTTCTATATGAATTAA
- a CDS encoding exodeoxyribonuclease III, with the protein MKIVSYNVNGIRAAMNKGFVEWLQQTNPDVIGLQEVKALESQIDSTIFKDLGYEIYWYPAVKKGYSGVAIFTKKTPKSIKHGMGLDKYDDEGRLLEVEFDNFSFISAYFPSGTTGDIRQGFKYEFLDDIYGYMQDLRQSKPNIILSGDYNICHKAIDIHNPVSNKNSSGFLPEERAWMDKFTDSGFTDTFRYFNEDPHHYTWWSYRANARAKNLGWRIDYHMATNEMQNKLKRSVILPEAKHSDHCPILLELTD; encoded by the coding sequence ATGAAGATTGTCTCCTATAATGTAAACGGCATACGGGCAGCCATGAACAAAGGATTTGTAGAATGGTTACAACAAACAAACCCAGATGTCATTGGTTTACAGGAAGTTAAGGCATTAGAAAGTCAAATTGACAGTACTATATTTAAGGACTTAGGATATGAAATTTATTGGTATCCGGCAGTAAAAAAAGGCTACAGTGGCGTGGCTATTTTTACTAAGAAGACTCCTAAATCTATTAAACATGGTATGGGCTTGGACAAATACGATGATGAAGGAAGATTGTTGGAGGTTGAGTTCGATAATTTTTCATTCATATCTGCATATTTCCCTTCCGGTACCACTGGAGATATAAGACAAGGCTTCAAATATGAATTTCTGGATGATATCTATGGATACATGCAGGACTTAAGACAATCGAAACCGAATATCATTTTAAGTGGTGATTATAATATTTGTCACAAAGCGATCGATATTCATAATCCTGTTTCCAATAAAAATAGTTCTGGTTTTTTACCAGAAGAAAGAGCATGGATGGATAAATTCACTGACTCAGGGTTTACAGACACATTCCGGTATTTTAATGAAGATCCTCATCATTATACCTGGTGGAGTTATAGAGCCAATGCAAGGGCCAAGAATTTAGGATGGAGAATAGATTATCATATGGCAACCAATGAAATGCAAAATAAACTGAAAAGGTCCGTAATTTTGCCTGAAGCGAAGCATTCAGATCATTGTCCCATATTATTAGAGTTAACTGATTAA